In Synergistaceae bacterium DZ-S4, a single window of DNA contains:
- the xseB gene encoding exodeoxyribonuclease VII small subunit, with protein sequence MNFSEKMTELDKILRRLEGDSLPLEEALSEFEKGIGLVRECRSYLEEAKQKVALLTDDGEIPFEPGNKEDA encoded by the coding sequence ATGAATTTCAGCGAAAAAATGACGGAACTTGACAAAATACTGCGCAGACTGGAAGGAGACTCGCTGCCCTTGGAAGAGGCCCTGTCCGAATTTGAAAAGGGGATCGGCCTGGTGAGGGAGTGCCGTTCTTATCTTGAAGAGGCAAAACAAAAAGTTGCGCTTCTGACCGACGACGGAGAAATTCCTTTTGAACCCGGGAACAAAGAGGATGCCTGA
- the rpmB gene encoding 50S ribosomal protein L28 gives MSKFCDCCGRGPATGNAVSHSNRHTRRRWLINLQSVRVDVGGGESRKLHICTKCLRSGKVQRAV, from the coding sequence ATGTCCAAGTTCTGTGATTGCTGCGGTCGCGGACCGGCGACCGGAAATGCCGTCAGCCACTCTAACCGTCACACCAGACGCCGCTGGCTCATTAACCTTCAGAGTGTACGTGTTGACGTAGGCGGCGGAGAGTCGCGCAAACTCCATATATGCACGAAGTGCCTCCGTTCCGGTAAAGTCCAAAGAGCCGTTTAG
- a CDS encoding DNA translocase FtsK: MIFRKKAKKDERPAPRQPKAKAGQPAGGTWARLAYIVLAVLSIYLTASFYTPWTGMLGQDISSSILGSIGGASIIPILFALYFSLSRLLSRKIPHFVRQSLGTLLVFMTASLLLGLNAMTSGNAVYPLWLSPGAFGASFASEIFSMLGAFGTFIAGALSIYISLLLYDIPLFINKKLPGSSIFNCFHKKDKERPEKELSGDAPNITEYDGADYFGPAADETDLPPVTVTGLGQYGTEGSLYISEEIQDPEFNLDDEGSFEGAEEGIFPPPLEIFGNEESHEGEMDEEKSMPLGEKIIKALRQFNIEARLAEILVGPTVIQFRIQLAPGIKVNKVAVLANDIALAMAVPSLRIEAPIPGKPYVGIEIPNPRRRGIPLRTIIGDTAYQDTDTALPLPFGVAVNGDSVIIGLEELPHLLVAGTTGSGKSVFINSCIVGLCSMRTPEELRMILVDPKRVEMAVYDRLPHLLTPPVTDAKKAVHVLAWAIREMESRYTMFAKARVRNLENFNKKVIPKDRLPNIVIVVDELADLMMTAPKEVEEYICRLAQMARATGIHLILATQRPSVNVITGLIKANIPARVAFTLPSSVDSRTIIDCSGAEKLLGKGDLLFLSTRHPKPVRIQSPWVDEQVLCVWLNYLVNLFGMPDFIEIDRQGSGPSGMDNSAAFDDDLLEDAVDTVMSTGIASASGLQRRLRVGFSRASRLIDMMEMIGIVGPADGSKPREILVDEDEAREMISNAKNGY; this comes from the coding sequence ATGATCTTCAGAAAAAAAGCAAAAAAGGATGAAAGACCGGCTCCGCGGCAGCCTAAGGCAAAAGCCGGACAGCCGGCGGGAGGAACGTGGGCAAGGCTCGCTTACATAGTCCTTGCCGTGCTGTCCATTTACCTGACTGCATCATTCTACACGCCATGGACAGGCATGCTCGGACAGGACATCTCTTCGTCCATACTTGGATCTATTGGCGGAGCCTCGATAATACCCATCCTTTTCGCCCTCTATTTCAGTCTTTCGAGACTGCTTTCAAGAAAGATCCCCCACTTCGTGAGACAGTCCCTCGGGACACTCCTTGTTTTCATGACGGCATCGCTTCTTCTGGGTCTGAATGCAATGACCTCCGGCAATGCAGTATACCCGCTCTGGCTCTCGCCCGGAGCCTTCGGTGCATCTTTTGCCTCAGAGATATTCTCGATGCTTGGAGCCTTCGGCACATTCATAGCAGGAGCTCTCTCAATATACATATCATTATTATTGTATGATATACCTTTATTTATTAACAAAAAACTGCCCGGTTCTTCAATATTCAACTGTTTTCACAAAAAAGACAAGGAAAGGCCTGAGAAGGAATTATCCGGTGATGCTCCCAACATAACTGAATATGATGGGGCGGACTATTTTGGCCCTGCCGCGGACGAAACGGACCTACCCCCTGTCACGGTCACAGGACTTGGCCAGTATGGAACGGAAGGCTCGTTATATATTTCAGAGGAGATACAGGACCCTGAATTCAACCTTGATGACGAGGGATCATTCGAGGGGGCGGAAGAAGGCATATTCCCGCCGCCCCTTGAGATATTCGGGAACGAGGAATCTCACGAGGGCGAGATGGATGAAGAAAAGTCCATGCCTCTGGGAGAAAAAATCATAAAGGCCCTCAGACAGTTCAACATAGAGGCAAGGCTCGCGGAGATACTGGTAGGCCCCACGGTGATACAGTTCAGGATACAGCTTGCCCCGGGCATCAAAGTCAATAAAGTCGCTGTCCTTGCAAACGACATAGCGCTCGCGATGGCGGTCCCAAGCCTCAGGATCGAGGCCCCGATACCCGGTAAACCCTACGTCGGGATCGAGATACCCAACCCCAGACGCAGGGGGATCCCTCTCAGAACTATTATCGGGGACACTGCGTACCAGGACACCGACACGGCTCTCCCGCTGCCTTTTGGGGTCGCTGTAAACGGGGATTCTGTGATCATAGGACTCGAGGAGCTGCCCCATCTGCTTGTGGCAGGAACCACGGGCTCGGGAAAGAGCGTCTTTATCAACTCATGCATAGTGGGCCTGTGTTCGATGAGGACCCCGGAAGAACTCAGAATGATACTGGTAGATCCCAAGAGGGTAGAAATGGCCGTCTACGACAGGCTCCCGCATCTCCTTACGCCCCCTGTGACCGATGCAAAGAAGGCGGTACACGTACTTGCCTGGGCTATACGTGAAATGGAGTCGCGCTATACGATGTTCGCAAAAGCAAGGGTGAGGAACCTCGAAAACTTCAACAAAAAAGTCATTCCAAAAGACAGACTGCCTAACATAGTTATTGTTGTAGATGAACTTGCGGACCTTATGATGACGGCTCCCAAGGAAGTCGAGGAATACATATGCCGCCTTGCGCAGATGGCAAGGGCTACCGGCATCCATCTGATCCTTGCAACTCAGAGGCCTTCGGTAAACGTGATCACTGGACTCATCAAGGCCAACATCCCGGCGAGGGTGGCATTCACGCTTCCGAGCTCAGTAGACTCGAGGACCATAATCGACTGTTCCGGAGCGGAAAAGCTGCTGGGAAAGGGAGACTTGCTCTTCCTTTCCACCAGGCATCCAAAACCCGTCAGGATCCAGTCTCCGTGGGTGGATGAACAGGTGCTCTGCGTCTGGCTCAACTACCTTGTAAACCTTTTCGGAATGCCTGATTTCATTGAGATAGACAGACAGGGAAGCGGCCCTTCAGGCATGGATAACAGCGCCGCTTTCGATGATGACCTACTTGAGGACGCTGTCGATACGGTAATGTCGACCGGGATAGCATCCGCAAGCGGTCTCCAGCGCAGGCTGAGAGTCGGTTTTTCAAGGGCTTCACGCCTGATCGACATGATGGAGATGATAGGCATAGTGGGTCCGGCAGACGGTTCAAAACCGAGGGAGATCCTCGTCGACGAAGACGAGGCAAGGGAAATGATCAGCAATGCTAAAAACGGATATTAG
- a CDS encoding TldD/PmbA family protein, producing the protein MINRVIETMTQRLADTDKKGALHSDIFIQAGTAHSAHYEDGRIEELASSNADGSGARIIVGDRTFYSHSPGTSPSAISRILSEAESSAFGTLPDPPGNDRGPVLTMEEKMLPPDISYMKELDLKIRKGSKYVRQAAFRYNISKRNVLIIRSDGRCAEDSRTYCSFSAMVIAEKDGILQTASERRSMAIPHKDFWSGSDPEDVAFAALERALLMLDAKPCPAGRMKVLLAGEAGGTVIHEACGHGLEADIVEKDHSVYRDKIGEKVAHESVTMIDDPTIPSLYGSYRFDDEGTPARRNVLIENGILRSYLTDILTAKTSGLPLTGNGRRQSYRNIPVPRMSNTLLAPGASDFDSMLAMTDRGLLVKKMGGGEVNPTTGDFVFYVSEAYIIKKGRVSHPVKGAILTGNGPAVLENIIALGSDLCMDPGVCGKSGQSVPVTDGQPSMLIEGMTVGGSEA; encoded by the coding sequence ATGATCAACAGAGTGATCGAAACGATGACCCAGAGACTTGCGGATACAGATAAAAAAGGTGCCCTGCACTCAGATATTTTCATACAGGCGGGAACAGCACACTCGGCGCACTATGAGGACGGAAGGATCGAAGAGCTTGCATCTTCGAACGCCGACGGATCGGGAGCAAGGATAATAGTCGGGGACAGGACCTTTTATTCGCATTCCCCCGGGACATCGCCTTCTGCCATATCCCGGATACTCTCCGAGGCTGAGTCTTCTGCTTTCGGGACCCTGCCCGATCCGCCGGGAAACGATCGCGGACCCGTTCTGACCATGGAAGAAAAGATGCTGCCCCCCGATATAAGCTACATGAAAGAACTTGACCTCAAGATCAGGAAAGGATCCAAATATGTCAGGCAGGCGGCCTTCAGGTACAACATATCAAAAAGAAACGTCCTCATCATACGTTCAGACGGCAGGTGCGCGGAAGATTCAAGAACCTACTGCAGCTTCTCCGCAATGGTCATTGCTGAGAAGGACGGCATTCTTCAGACAGCTTCAGAGAGACGGAGCATGGCCATTCCCCACAAGGATTTCTGGTCCGGTTCAGACCCTGAAGATGTGGCATTCGCTGCGCTGGAAAGAGCGCTTCTTATGCTGGACGCAAAACCATGCCCGGCGGGTAGGATGAAGGTCCTTCTGGCAGGGGAGGCGGGAGGCACTGTGATCCATGAAGCCTGCGGACACGGCCTTGAAGCTGATATCGTAGAGAAGGACCACTCCGTCTACAGGGATAAAATAGGAGAGAAAGTCGCACATGAGTCTGTCACGATGATCGATGACCCGACGATCCCTTCCCTGTACGGTTCCTACAGGTTTGACGACGAGGGCACCCCGGCGCGCAGGAACGTTCTGATCGAAAACGGGATACTGAGATCGTACCTTACGGACATCCTGACTGCAAAAACCTCCGGCCTGCCCCTGACCGGAAATGGCAGGAGACAGTCATACAGGAACATCCCGGTACCCAGAATGAGCAACACGCTTCTGGCTCCTGGTGCTTCTGACTTCGATTCGATGCTTGCAATGACAGACAGGGGGCTTCTCGTAAAGAAGATGGGCGGCGGGGAGGTAAACCCGACCACGGGTGATTTTGTCTTTTATGTCTCAGAAGCATATATAATTAAAAAGGGCAGAGTGTCACACCCGGTAAAGGGAGCTATCCTTACAGGCAACGGACCTGCGGTGCTTGAAAATATCATTGCCTTGGGCAGCGACCTCTGCATGGATCCGGGGGTATGCGGGAAATCAGGACAGAGCGTCCCCGTTACTGACGGACAGCCGTCGATGCTGATCGAAGGGATGACTGTAGGAGGCAGTGAAGCCTGA
- a CDS encoding DUF4911 domain-containing protein: MRPQICEISLRVPQKDIYYISWTIDACEGLGFLKTEDAKKGEVTVFTPAELLGDMMECIEGLKSEGLDIIMTGTREATGEIE; encoded by the coding sequence GTGAGGCCTCAGATATGTGAGATATCGCTGAGGGTCCCGCAAAAGGATATATACTATATCAGCTGGACCATAGATGCCTGCGAAGGACTGGGCTTTCTTAAGACCGAGGATGCCAAAAAGGGAGAGGTCACAGTATTCACCCCGGCGGAATTGCTGGGTGACATGATGGAATGCATCGAAGGCCTGAAAAGTGAAGGGCTTGATATCATCATGACCGGGACAAGAGAAGCGACAGGAGAGATAGAATGA
- the mltG gene encoding endolytic transglycosylase MltG, which yields MNNRKRDMIPHAAALILFCLLCFVMPGLYPDLFASSAKKVEVTITGGMSAGEAARAIKDAGAVKDANRLIKWMIRLEMDKTLRPGTYLIAPGSEVSVANQLRTATPVAHTVTIIPGTRYSSLNAALKLPDGNDGLLKALSEKGNFPTELHELLPDDPKDRIVFLLPETYSLAPGNSLASQTVRRASGLWMERVGKRLPDGADEKFTSQRGVLASIVEGEARISEERPILAGIFLNRLDKRMPLQSCATVIYCWDEAGIKKKSLTYKDLEIDSPYNTYRNYGLPPGPISVPSEDSWISALEPAKTDYLFFFATSEGNHIFSRTYEEHLRKQREGTE from the coding sequence TTGAATAACAGAAAGAGAGACATGATACCCCACGCTGCCGCCCTGATCCTTTTCTGTCTGCTTTGTTTCGTCATGCCGGGCCTATATCCGGATCTGTTCGCATCTTCAGCAAAAAAGGTCGAAGTGACCATCACAGGCGGGATGTCCGCCGGAGAGGCCGCCAGGGCGATCAAAGACGCAGGGGCGGTCAAAGACGCCAACAGGCTCATCAAATGGATGATCAGGCTTGAGATGGACAAAACTCTGCGTCCGGGAACTTATCTTATTGCCCCGGGCAGCGAGGTATCGGTGGCAAACCAGCTCAGGACAGCCACTCCTGTGGCGCACACGGTGACTATCATACCGGGGACAAGGTACAGCTCGCTTAACGCCGCGCTGAAACTTCCCGACGGCAACGACGGGCTGCTGAAAGCCCTTTCTGAAAAAGGCAATTTCCCGACCGAACTTCATGAGCTGCTTCCTGACGATCCAAAGGACAGGATCGTCTTTCTGCTGCCTGAGACCTATTCGCTGGCCCCCGGCAACAGCCTCGCATCTCAGACGGTAAGAAGGGCATCGGGGCTCTGGATGGAAAGGGTGGGGAAGCGTCTTCCGGATGGCGCGGACGAAAAGTTCACGTCACAGAGGGGAGTACTTGCTTCCATCGTTGAAGGCGAGGCAAGGATCAGTGAGGAACGCCCGATACTTGCCGGGATATTCCTCAACAGGCTTGACAAACGGATGCCCCTGCAGTCGTGCGCGACGGTCATATATTGCTGGGACGAGGCTGGCATTAAAAAGAAGAGCCTCACTTATAAGGACCTTGAGATAGACTCTCCGTACAACACTTACAGGAACTACGGCCTTCCTCCGGGACCGATCTCCGTCCCGTCCGAGGATTCCTGGATCAGCGCTCTGGAGCCTGCCAAGACAGACTATCTCTTCTTCTTTGCTACGTCTGAAGGAAATCACATATTCAGCAGGACATATGAGGAACACCTGAGAAAACAGCGGGAGGGGACCGAGTGA
- a CDS encoding alanine--glyoxylate aminotransferase family protein, with translation MNTKYLLTPGPVELPAEVLRAGARPLIGHRCPAFSELFTGIENKLRELLKSEGPVVILPSSGTGALECMAVNFLEKGDKFISVSCGVFGSRFREIALRTGAEGINIDVEFGDSVTPGLVAEAVRTDPGCKVLMITQNETSTAVVNPIKEIIAAIPEKDRPLILVDGVSSVGAMECFPQEWGVDAIGTASQKGLLTPPGLGLVWLSKRAWKALEGKTCPSYSYDLKLHRKDLEAKSPANPFTPPVSLYYALDEALDEILEAGTETWFRSRKKYADTLAAGLEVMGFELLVKRPEARSPGVTAFKFPGGDTEAVRKKLRAMGIETAGGQGKLKGELIRVAHYNNWGWPELCIILGSLYGAAEMAGKVKGDFLAEAWNVWNREDQ, from the coding sequence ATGAATACGAAATATCTGTTGACCCCCGGTCCGGTGGAACTGCCGGCAGAAGTGCTGAGAGCGGGAGCGCGTCCGCTTATAGGACACAGGTGTCCCGCCTTTTCCGAGCTTTTCACGGGCATCGAGAACAAGCTGAGGGAACTTTTGAAAAGTGAAGGCCCGGTAGTGATCCTTCCGTCCTCTGGGACAGGTGCCCTTGAGTGCATGGCTGTGAACTTCCTTGAGAAGGGAGACAAGTTCATTTCCGTATCATGCGGGGTTTTCGGCAGCAGGTTCCGTGAGATCGCGCTGAGAACAGGCGCGGAAGGCATCAACATAGACGTTGAATTCGGCGACTCTGTCACACCGGGGCTGGTTGCGGAAGCCGTCAGAACCGATCCCGGCTGCAAAGTGCTGATGATAACTCAGAATGAGACTTCGACTGCGGTAGTCAACCCCATAAAAGAAATCATAGCAGCCATCCCCGAAAAAGACCGCCCCCTCATACTCGTGGACGGTGTCAGCTCGGTCGGTGCAATGGAATGCTTCCCTCAGGAATGGGGCGTCGACGCAATAGGCACAGCTTCGCAGAAGGGGCTCCTCACGCCTCCCGGGCTCGGGCTGGTATGGCTTTCGAAGAGAGCATGGAAGGCCCTTGAGGGAAAGACCTGCCCCAGCTACAGCTATGACCTAAAGCTCCACAGGAAGGACCTTGAAGCCAAGTCTCCTGCCAACCCCTTCACTCCCCCTGTCTCGCTCTACTACGCACTTGACGAGGCGCTGGACGAGATACTGGAAGCCGGTACCGAAACCTGGTTCAGGTCGAGAAAAAAATATGCAGATACCCTTGCCGCAGGCCTCGAAGTCATGGGCTTCGAACTTCTGGTCAAACGCCCCGAGGCGCGTTCTCCGGGAGTTACTGCCTTTAAATTCCCGGGCGGTGATACAGAAGCGGTACGCAAAAAACTTCGTGCAATGGGTATAGAAACTGCCGGAGGACAGGGGAAGCTCAAAGGAGAGCTTATCAGGGTCGCGCATTACAACAACTGGGGATGGCCGGAACTTTGCATCATCCTCGGATCGCTCTACGGTGCAGCTGAGATGGCGGGCAAAGTAAAAGGTGATTTCCTCGCGGAAGCCTGGAATGTCTGGAATAGGGAGGATCAGTGA
- the serA gene encoding phosphoglycerate dehydrogenase, with protein sequence MADKNRKWKVLVAETVGEAGLQMLREAPDIELIEEVGMSRESLIKKLPEMDAVLTRSGTKMDEEALNAAVNLKVVARAGVGVDNVNVPVASRKGVVVINAPTGNTLAAAELTMALMLALVRKVPQAFGSLRSGEWDRKRFSGHQLSGKKVLVLGLGRIGAAVAQRCRAFGMDVFAYDPYTPKKKAESLGIPMRDDLADALSIADVVTLHMPLTSDTSGMIDEKMLRAFKKGAYLINCARGGIVDEKAAAEAVREGRLSGIAFDVYTSEPLGNDHPFLAKDIEDRIVITPHLGASTEEAQTEVAKIAAENMIAALRGEPYEHAVNLPFLEQKLNKAQKAFLQLSRKMGVLGAKLAEVECGAVHGCHIMLRGDLFCEEEPMPNRLCAYSIAVLKGLFEVSRGPEVSYMLAPLLAKDSGLAVDEGFGEARTYKNTVELTLDAEKCSVSLIGTITEEGRMRVVKVNDYWLDFVPNGKLILFQNHDRPGVIGKIGNILGESKINIANFALGRKDNSGLALGALEVDSDIDDKTKKKLEKSGDMIWLALIDFTETE encoded by the coding sequence ATGGCTGATAAAAACAGAAAGTGGAAGGTACTGGTCGCGGAGACCGTAGGAGAGGCGGGCCTCCAGATGCTAAGGGAGGCACCCGACATAGAATTGATAGAAGAAGTTGGAATGTCCCGCGAAAGTTTGATCAAAAAACTGCCCGAAATGGACGCAGTGCTCACCAGGAGCGGAACGAAAATGGATGAGGAAGCCCTGAACGCGGCAGTCAACCTGAAGGTGGTCGCACGGGCAGGTGTCGGTGTGGACAATGTCAACGTTCCGGTCGCAAGCCGCAAGGGCGTTGTGGTTATCAACGCACCCACAGGTAATACTCTCGCGGCGGCGGAACTTACGATGGCCCTTATGCTGGCCCTTGTAAGGAAGGTGCCTCAGGCCTTTGGTTCGCTTAGGAGCGGAGAATGGGACAGGAAGAGGTTTTCCGGTCACCAGCTCAGCGGCAAGAAGGTCCTTGTCCTCGGCCTCGGAAGGATCGGGGCGGCGGTAGCCCAGCGCTGCCGGGCATTTGGTATGGATGTTTTTGCATACGACCCCTACACGCCCAAAAAGAAGGCCGAATCGCTGGGTATCCCGATGAGGGATGACCTGGCTGACGCACTTTCGATAGCGGATGTGGTGACCCTTCACATGCCCCTTACTTCAGATACGTCCGGCATGATAGACGAAAAAATGTTGAGAGCTTTTAAGAAGGGCGCATATCTGATCAACTGCGCCAGGGGCGGCATCGTCGACGAAAAGGCTGCCGCCGAGGCTGTAAGAGAGGGACGGCTGTCCGGCATAGCATTCGATGTCTACACATCAGAACCTCTTGGTAATGACCATCCGTTCCTGGCAAAGGACATCGAGGACAGGATAGTCATCACCCCGCATCTTGGAGCAAGCACAGAAGAGGCTCAGACAGAGGTCGCGAAGATCGCTGCGGAGAACATGATCGCCGCTTTGCGCGGAGAGCCTTACGAACATGCGGTAAACCTCCCCTTCCTTGAGCAGAAGCTGAACAAGGCGCAGAAAGCGTTTCTGCAGCTTTCCAGAAAAATGGGAGTACTCGGGGCAAAGCTGGCCGAGGTAGAGTGCGGGGCTGTCCATGGCTGCCATATAATGCTGAGGGGAGATCTATTCTGCGAAGAAGAACCTATGCCCAACAGGCTGTGCGCTTACAGTATCGCGGTTCTCAAAGGCCTTTTTGAAGTGAGCCGCGGACCCGAAGTCTCTTACATGCTTGCCCCTCTTCTCGCCAAGGACAGCGGACTTGCCGTTGATGAGGGATTCGGCGAGGCCAGGACGTACAAGAATACCGTGGAGCTTACGCTTGATGCGGAAAAATGCAGCGTATCACTTATAGGCACCATCACGGAAGAGGGCCGCATGAGAGTGGTCAAGGTAAACGACTACTGGCTCGATTTCGTACCCAACGGAAAGCTTATACTCTTCCAGAACCACGACAGGCCCGGCGTGATCGGGAAAATCGGCAACATCCTGGGTGAATCTAAGATCAACATCGCCAACTTCGCCTTGGGGAGGAAGGACAACAGCGGCCTTGCGCTCGGAGCGCTTGAAGTGGACAGCGACATCGACGACAAGACAAAGAAAAAGCTTGAGAAAAGCGGAGATATGATCTGGCTGGCACTGATCGACTTCACAGAGACGGAATAA
- a CDS encoding EamA family transporter, whose amino-acid sequence MWSYYWPIGFIVLSNVLYHICSKSISEGADPYFSLLVTYIVAGSACLGLYLYTGHFKNFPADVRGISWNILMLGASIVCLELGFLIMYRVGWNISIGSLAANICLAVALALVGVFFYRDSFTMNKVIGMILCIAGLIFINRQ is encoded by the coding sequence ATGTGGAGCTATTACTGGCCGATAGGTTTTATCGTTTTGTCAAATGTTCTCTATCACATCTGTTCAAAATCGATCTCTGAAGGCGCTGACCCCTATTTTTCGCTTCTTGTCACCTATATTGTGGCGGGAAGCGCATGTCTGGGGTTATATCTTTATACGGGGCACTTCAAAAATTTCCCTGCGGATGTCAGGGGCATCAGCTGGAACATCCTGATGCTCGGGGCCTCGATAGTATGCCTAGAGCTGGGTTTTCTGATCATGTACAGGGTCGGATGGAACATCAGCATAGGCTCTCTTGCCGCAAACATCTGCCTTGCGGTCGCGCTGGCCCTTGTGGGAGTTTTCTTCTACAGGGACAGCTTCACCATGAACAAGGTGATCGGGATGATACTCTGCATTGCAGGCCTGATATTCATTAACAGGCAATAA
- a CDS encoding cyclodeaminase/cyclohydrolase family protein: MKFERMEIRAFLDELASDSPAPGGGSVAALCASLGSALVSMVANLTIGKEKYKDSWQIMEDVVSKSESLRFKFVDLMNKDTESFNSFMAAMKLPKATEEEKCIRKKAMGEASKLATEVPLLTLEACVEVCELAYLAAKDGNTNTISDAGSAALISEAAGRAAAYNVKINLPGVTDESFAADFKARMKDALKQLKANAEKTTEILDKALQ; the protein is encoded by the coding sequence ATGAAATTTGAAAGGATGGAAATACGCGCGTTTCTCGATGAGCTTGCCTCGGATTCACCGGCACCGGGAGGAGGAAGCGTAGCAGCGCTCTGCGCCTCTCTCGGATCGGCACTTGTCTCAATGGTGGCAAACCTTACCATTGGCAAGGAGAAATACAAAGACAGCTGGCAGATAATGGAAGATGTGGTCAGCAAAAGCGAATCGCTCAGATTCAAATTCGTCGACCTGATGAACAAGGACACTGAATCGTTCAACTCCTTCATGGCGGCTATGAAGTTGCCCAAAGCCACCGAGGAGGAGAAGTGCATCCGCAAGAAAGCGATGGGAGAGGCCTCAAAACTTGCCACCGAAGTCCCGCTCCTGACTCTGGAGGCATGTGTTGAGGTGTGCGAACTGGCTTACCTGGCTGCAAAAGACGGGAACACAAACACGATAAGCGATGCCGGAAGCGCTGCGCTCATCTCTGAGGCGGCAGGAAGGGCGGCTGCTTACAATGTGAAGATAAACCTTCCCGGCGTAACAGACGAATCTTTTGCCGCGGACTTCAAGGCAAGGATGAAAGATGCGCTTAAACAGCTCAAAGCAAACGCCGAAAAAACTACAGAGATACTGGATAAGGCACTGCAGTAG